The sequence AATCAATAAAATGTTAACTATCTATTTATATCAAATTATTCTCAAACCcttattaattacaattttatcaACAACAATGGAAGCCAGTACAAACATATTTTGCTCCATTCCTAAATtcctaaaacaaaataataatgcttTAGTACATGCATTATATGAAAGTTACTACTTacaaaaatgaaattttttttgagGGTATACAAaaatgaaattatatatatgaaaaatcataacaaaaaataTTCTATACAATATGAATCAGTTAATCCCTTTCGTTAATGTTAGATCCCAATTAAAATGTACTCATTAATCTGAATTCCACCAACTATTTTtacaactacaatattaaaaaaaaaatagcatgaATTTTCTGATATGATTCTCTCCAGTCAGTTCAGGTCAAGTCAGTTCAGGTCAGATTTATGGTTCTTTGATTGTAGAATCTTTACAGAGAAACGGGTGAGACAACAACTTCGACGCAGACCACCTTTTACTTGATTCCTTTTGCAAACAACAGTCAATGAAGTTTCTAAACTCATCAGAAACGCCTTCCGGCAAACTTGGCAGCTCACTAAAACATATAACGCACATCAAAGTAGGCCAATTAGGTGTCTGACCTGGCGGAAGTAGCGGAAATTGACCCATATATAGCTCCATTAGAGTGACACCCAAACTCCAGATATCTGCAGCGTAACCGTCGTAATTTTCGCCATAAGTCAGCGAATCCAACCTCTCTGGACTCATGTAAGCACACGTTCCAACGAAAGAATTGCAAGTATCCAAAGTACGGCCGAGGATTTTGCTTACCCCGAAATCGGCAATCTTAACTTCCATTTTTGAATTCACTAAGAGATTGGCTGGTTTGATATCAAGATGAACAATTTTGTGGGAGTGAAGGTAGTGAAGACCGTTGAGGACTTTCTTTGCTATGTCAGCAACTTTGGATTCAGACAAAGCTCCTTCCGATTTGAGAACATTCTCTAAGGTTCCTGAATCCATATACTCCATGACTATACCAAACTCTCCCGATGGATTTTGGAAGATGCTGTGGCATTTGACCACGTGAGGTGAGTCCGTACGGCGGAGGATCTCCATCTCGGTGTCGAGCTGGGAGCGGAAATTTGAATTGGACTTGTCGTTGATGATTTTCAAAGCGTAGATTTCTGAGGTTTCCTTGTGGCGGACTTTGTAGACTGTTCCGCCATTGCCGCTTCCGAGAACTTGAATCTTGTCGAGATCGGCGGCTGAGATAGGCGCGGAGGAAGATGACCAGTTGAATTGGGTGGCGGCAGCAGTACTGGAAGTGGGAGGTAGTGGGAGAGAGATGCGAGGTGGCCGAGCATGGGAGAGTTTCGTTAAGGGAAGCTGGAGATTGAGATGATGAGGACGTCCTCTTCGTACGACAGGcatgttttatatatttatatatatatatatatatatatagggtttGTTTTGGATTGTTTTGAAGGTGGAATTGGGGTTGactgagtgagtgagtgagttgAGTGTGAGTGAATGGGTTTTGGGGTTTACAACAATGATCAGAGCTAATTAAAGTTTAAGTTGATAATAATTAATAGGAATAGTGAATAGGTTTTggggtttatatatatatatagggattaGGGCGGGTGGGACCATTCGAAATTCTTAATTTTCCAGCTGATATAggaaatatttatgtttatgtcCTATTACTATTAGAAATTTAGAATTACTTATTATATATGAACTAAACTACGTCGTTTAATTATCTCTAACAATACGTACGTACAAATAGTAAATTTACTTTCTTGATATTATTACATcttcttgaatttcaaaataatatatctttatttgagataaaaaaaaaaaaaaaagaattagtaATAGAATattaggatatatatatatatatatatatatttataggaccGACTCAATTACCAACTTTAAATTATCCTATATACTACTATAGCTACTAGAATAGTAGAAGTACTTACGTGAGTGAGAAGCTATAATTAAATATCTCATGCATTATCATTAATTTCATTttcacttaattaattatttcaaaacaAAAACCACCTTCCTATATATTATTTGCATCAAATAAtcacaatttattaattaatttaatggcCCCTATAATTCTACTATGATCAAACAGCTGGGAGATCAAGCTGTAGAGGTTCACCAACCCGGCCATGCATCCACCACCGGCCCTTACTTTCCGGCCACTGTTATCAGATGAAGGTGAATTAAGGAGAATTATTATAATAAGATGATGAGTATGAAAGTGATGAACCCATTGGAGATGGAGATGAGGTGTTCCAATTCTAAACTAGCTAGTACGTAGTAGagattgatgatgatgatgatgatgataagccattatatatataataactccTTTTTTGGTAATTCCACCACAATTATACCAATTTAAGTGCTCACTCACACAAACTTGATGCATGatacattaatatataataGTGGTGTGGGATCAGGGTCAAATTTCAAAGGTTTTACCTTTTTCTTTCCGTgcttatatctttatatattaaaagtgtctatttaacggcaattcttggtttaacgttttaatatttttctccGTTAACTTTAACACTTCTCCGTTAACTTTAACACTTACGCCACTATACATTAATCTTAAGGGAAATAAAATTACGGAAACAATCTTTTTAAACGATTATTTGTTCAAGATCGTGTTTACCGAAAAATTAGGCGTTGAAAAATCCAACAATCTTTGTGAAGACTTCAAATTACTTCAAAAAAATTCGGGTAAAATCTGCTTCGACGATGATGATTTTGCAAAGAGAAATCGATTCTTTTGATTCTCAGGTAAGGGtttcaatattcaaattttattttgtaatttgcTTTAAATTGTGATAGGCAGTTCTCTGCTAGGGTTTTCTTTTGGCTATGATATGATGGGTTTTAGGCTGAAAAAAAGTACGGTAAGACCATCTTTCTCTTCGGATTGTTTCCTCGAGTTTCATTTGACTGTGaaattaaattatacatatatatttgttcaacTTCCAGGAAGGAGGAAGTAATTTGGAGGCAACCATAGAGCAATATCTGAATATGGAGAAGCAGAGAGCAATATGACAGAGAAATTGCTCAATATTGTTAGAATCCAAAATCCTCAAACTATCTTTTTTGAAAAGGTAGGTGCTGATATGTGTTTTATAATTTTGGGCCTTCAATATCGTTAAATGGTTTTCTCTTATAGATTGGTTGGTCTTTTAAATGGCAGATTTTAGATATCCTTGGATGGACCTAATCAGTAtgttctttcaattattgtcttttcaatttcttttaactAAACAGTTTTCTATGTGATTTTATAGTCAATTTAGTCttcattttgtttattttttttaatagctTTTCAGGCATGTTGCAATCATCAATTTAATATTTCTACACAACCTTCTATGGCCTATTTCAATATATGTCGTTTTATAAATATACAGTGTGAATAGAATCAAAAGCAATATAAGTATATTGTGAATCTTCTACTACAGGAACAGAATTCTAAATTCACGGATCGGATGATTCTAATATCTAATAATAGTATTAAGCGTGTATATCATAGAGTTGGAATCTCACACTCTCTTTCTATCCTTCCTTGGCAGCAAAATAAACCAGTGGACTACAGGGGAAAATGGCATAATTGGATGCCAGAGTAAGGAGAAGGTATGTTCTTTTTTCAATAAGAGAACTTAATCAGAGgacatttattattaattattgatgaTGGGGTTCTTCATTTAATTCATCTTAGttcaaaatttcaattaatCAGATATCATTTTTGACAAGGCAGCAAAAGTgttgacaattttatttttgttggtttGTCAGATCAAATTTCATGCTGAGAGATTACTTAAAAAATGAGATATTCACATTAATAGAATACAGTACTCTATAcatatactactactactattcaatatttcaaattcaaaaagatTCTTTGGTGTGGGCTACAGTCTACACTTGGCTCTTCAAAAAGAGGTTAGGTCATGTTCAACTTTTAACCACCGGTCATTCTTTCATCGACCACacttaaaatgatatttattattCTTTCTCTTTTGCtttgaattttccaattctCACTTGCTGTTTTCCTTTTAGTTGTTCGCTTAAACTTTGCACTTTGCAGCTCACCCTATCCATAAatgttgtattttaatttttaggcCTAAAGTGCGGTACTTATGTTTATAGTCAGTGACATTATTACAttaatcttttttctttcttattgttCTATTGGATGTTCATATGAAGTGTCGCACTTCTGTTTATATGTTATGCAAAGCCTTGCATGAATCTCTCTCAAACTCTCAAGATGAACTCACAAGGTGATTGGCCGATTGGCCATTGAACACAAGAACAGTTTTAGTAAATTGAATTGTATTGATTTGAGTGTGTATGAATGTTACAACAATGAATTAGCACTAGTTATACATTTATATACATGTCTTAGAAAAACTAGGAGTTAGTTATTAACTAACTTACCTAACATACCGAACTAGAGCCTACTAACTTGACACGTGTACAATAGGTAACTAACCAACTAACATTTCACAAATCTCCACCTAGGAACCTAATGTACAGAATCAAAAGAGTTTACACACTTAAACAAAAACATACAGACTTACAATTGACAGAAATTGACAAAAACCAGCCTTTTAGGCTGCAATTTGAAGTAAGTCTAAACAATGCTTGAATTTTGCTGTGGGAAGTGGTTTGGTAAGCATATCAGAGGGATTTTCATGTGTTGAAATCTTTTGAAGCTTGATCTTTCCTTCAGCTACAGTGTCTCGAATGAAATGGTATCTCACATCTATGTGTTTGGTCCTCTCATGAAAGACCTGATTCTTGCTTAAATGGAGTGCACTTTGACTGTCACAATGGATGACAACTGTGCTCTGTTCAACACCAAGCTCCCTGGTGATTCCCTTGAGCCAGAGTGCTTCTTTGACAGCTTCAGTGCAAGCAATGTATTCTGCTTCAGTAGTTGACAGAGCAACTACAGTTTGTAAATTTTCCTTCCAACTGATTGTGCTATTGTTTATTCTGAACACAAAACCAGTTTGAGACTTCCTTGAGTCTAAATCTCCTGCATAATCTGAATCTACAAACCCTTCTATTTGAGCATTAGATGTGTTTGGACCATAGATCAAACCTATATCCATTGTTCCCCTTAAGTATCTTAGTATCCACTTCACAGCACACCAATGTTCAGTGCCTGGATTTCCCATAAACCTGCTAACAGCACTTACAGCATGACTTAGATCTGGTCGGGAGCACACCATTAGATACATTATACTGCCTACCACATTAGAATATGGTATATTTTCCATGTATTTTGTATCTTCATCAGTGCAAGGTGATTGGGAGCTATTTAATCTAAATTGCATGCCAATAGGGGTGCTTACTGGTTTGCAATCCAGAAAATTGAACTTCCTTAGGATCTTTTCGATGTAGCTATGCTGGGATAGCTTTAAGCATCTTTGTTCTCTGTTTCTATCAATCTCAATCCCAAGAATTTTCTTTGCAGCCCCTAGATCTTTCATGTCAAACTCTTTACTCAATAGCCTCTTGATCTTGTCAATTTCATTTCTGTCCTTGCTAGCTACTaacatatcatcaacatatagtaGCAAGAACACTAATCCTTTTGCCTTTCTCACATAAACACAGCTGTCATAGGCACTTCTTTTGAACCCTATTTTGGTTACAAAATCATCAAACCTTCTATAACATTGTCTAGGTGATTATTTTAGGCCATATAAGGATCTCTTCAATAGACATACATGATCTTCTTTCCCTTTCTCCTCATATCCTTCTGGTTGTCTCATATAAATCTCCTCCTCCACATCTCCATGTAGAAATGCTGTTTTTACATCTAGTTGCTCAAGTTCTAGGTCATTATAGGCTACAATGCTGAGAAGCAATCTAATGGAGGTGTGTTTCACCACAGGGGAAAATATTTCATGGTAATCAATACCTTCCCTTTGTGTGAAACCCCTGGCCACTAGTCTAGCCTTAAACCTAGCTGGTTCAATCCCTGGAATCTCATCTTTGTGTCTATAAACCCACTTGCAACTCACAACTTTCCTCCCTGCAGGTAACCTTATAACTATCCAGGTCTTATTTCTTCTGAGGGAGTCCATCTCACTATCCATAGCTTGTCCCCACTGATGCTTGTTCACTGATCTCATAGCTTCTCTGTAGGATCTAGGCTCTTCTCCTTCTGAAACATTCAGTGCATAGTAGATGACATCAGCAAAACCAATTCTGATTGGTGGTTTTATTGCTCTTCTCTTTCTATCTCTTACAAGTTGATAGTCCTCCCTCTCATGATCTTCATCATCACTCATTctttcttctggttcttcatCTACTGTTTCTTCTATTTCTACTTGTTCAGAATCCTCCTTTTTCTGATCTGGCTCCACCTCAAACTGGGATTCACTGTCAATTGTTAATTGATCAGTTGCAGGGTTGCTTTTGAGAGTATCCTTGTACATTCTACTTTCATCAAAGGTTACATCCCTGCTTATGAAGTACTTTTGATGATTCCCTTCTTCAATACTCCACAATTTGTAACCTTTTACTCCATCTGGATAGCcaagaaaaatacattttcTTGCTCTTGGTTCTAGTTTATCTTGCCTAATGTGAGCAAAGGCAACACAACCAAAAACTCTCAAGTGATCATAGTTGGCATTCTTCCCTGTCCAAGCTTCTATGGGGGTTTTGAATTGAATTGCAGATGAGGGACATCTGTTTATTAAGTAACAGGCTGTGTTAACAGCCTCTCCCCAAAAATTCTTTGGTAATCCAGCTTGTATTAACATGCATCTCACCCTCTCCAAAATGGTTCTATTCATTCTCTCTGCTAAACCATTTTGTTGAGGGTTCTTAGGCACTGTTTTATGTCTCCTTATGCCAACTTTCCTGCAGAAAACTGAAAATTCATCTGAACAGAACTCCATTCCATTGTCAGTTCTCAAGTTCTTAACCTTTCTACCAGTTTGAGTTTCAAGTAGGATTTTCCATTCTTTAAACTTAGTTAGaacatcatttttatttttcaaaatgtgtATCCAAACATACCTTGAAAAATCATCTATAATGGTAAAGAAATACCTGGCTCCACCTCTGGAAATGGTTCTGGATGGTCCCCATAGGTCTGAGTGTAGGTAATCCAAGATGCCATTGGATGTGTGCTTCCCTGTACCAAACTTGACTTTGGTTGACTTCCCCAATACACATTGATCACAGAAATCTAGATCTTGTAGCTTGTTCTTACCAAAAACACCCTTCTTTTCAAGAATTTTAAGACCTCCATTGCTAATATGCCCCAGTCTCTTATGCCAGATTTCTGTGTTTTTCTTGGCATCACAGGCTGCAACATTTACTTCACTAATCATGGTATTTCCTTGTAGTATGTAGATCCCATGGTCTTTGATTCCTTTCATCACCATTCTTGATCCCATAATCACTCTCATTGTTCCACTTTCTATTCGAACAGT is a genomic window of Cannabis sativa cultivar Pink pepper isolate KNU-18-1 chromosome 9, ASM2916894v1, whole genome shotgun sequence containing:
- the LOC115722707 gene encoding mitogen-activated protein kinase kinase 9-like; protein product: MPVVRRGRPHHLNLQLPLTKLSHARPPRISLPLPPTSSTAAATQFNWSSSSAPISAADLDKIQVLGSGNGGTVYKVRHKETSEIYALKIINDKSNSNFRSQLDTEMEILRRTDSPHVVKCHSIFQNPSGEFGIVMEYMDSGTLENVLKSEGALSESKVADIAKKVLNGLHYLHSHKIVHLDIKPANLLVNSKMEVKIADFGVSKILGRTLDTCNSFVGTCAYMSPERLDSLTYGENYDGYAADIWSLGVTLMELYMGQFPLLPPGQTPNWPTLMCVICFSELPSLPEGVSDEFRNFIDCCLQKESSKRWSASKLLSHPFLCKDSTIKEP